In one Sphingomonas hankookensis genomic region, the following are encoded:
- a CDS encoding YbjN domain-containing protein — protein MRIWTTLGIIAGAIVAQPAAAQNVDATKPETVVAALRHAGYRAVLTKDNSGDPLVKSGAAGVDFSVYFYNCTDNKACKTVQFHAGFVKKGVTLDTINKWNATHRFARGYLDDEKDPRIEMDVDLDDGGLSGALFKANLATWDSLLGEFQKAIDF, from the coding sequence ATGCGAATTTGGACGACACTCGGCATCATCGCGGGCGCGATCGTCGCGCAGCCGGCCGCGGCGCAGAATGTCGACGCGACCAAGCCCGAAACCGTGGTCGCCGCGCTGCGCCATGCGGGCTACCGGGCGGTACTGACCAAGGACAATAGCGGCGATCCGCTGGTCAAAAGTGGCGCCGCCGGTGTCGACTTTTCGGTCTATTTCTACAACTGCACCGACAACAAGGCGTGCAAGACGGTGCAGTTCCACGCCGGGTTCGTGAAGAAGGGCGTGACGCTCGACACGATCAACAAGTGGAACGCCACGCATCGCTTCGCGCGCGGCTATCTCGACGACGAGAAGGACCCGCGAATCGAGATGGACGTCGACCTCGACGATGGCGGCCTGTCGGGCGCGCTGTTCAAGGCGAACCTCGCGACCTGGGACTCGTTGCTCGGCGAATTTCAGAAGGCGATCGACTTCTGA
- the ndhC gene encoding NADH-quinone oxidoreductase subunit A, producing the protein MVDLSQYLPILMFLGIALALSTAFVVLPMVASRFTGAHKPTPEKLTEYECGFPAFEDSRSQYDVRFYLVAILFILFDLEAAFLYPWAVTVFDLGWTAWISMMVFIGELALGLVYAWKMGALEWE; encoded by the coding sequence TTGGTCGACCTGTCGCAATATCTGCCGATCCTGATGTTCCTGGGCATTGCCCTGGCGCTGTCGACGGCCTTCGTCGTGTTGCCCATGGTGGCATCGCGTTTCACCGGCGCGCACAAGCCGACGCCGGAAAAGCTGACCGAGTATGAATGCGGCTTCCCCGCGTTCGAGGATTCGCGCAGCCAGTATGACGTCCGCTTCTATCTGGTCGCCATCCTGTTCATCCTCTTCGATCTCGAAGCCGCGTTCCTATATCCCTGGGCAGTCACGGTGTTCGACCTCGGCTGGACCGCGTGGATCTCGATGATGGTATTCATCGGCGAACTGGCACTCGGCCTCGTATATGCTTGGAAGATGGGAGCTCTCGAATGGGAGTAG
- a CDS encoding NuoB/complex I 20 kDa subunit family protein produces MGVELTTPPHGFGAGNAAGVPVQAPDEGFFNDLNGELTDKGFLVTSTEDLFQWARTGSLWWMTFGLACCAVEMIHVNMPRYDMERFGAAPRASPRQSDVMIVAGTLCNKMAPALRRVYDQMSEPKYVISMGSCANGGGYYHYSYSVVRGCDRVVPVDIYVPGCPPTAEALLYGVMQLQRKIRRSGSIER; encoded by the coding sequence ATGGGAGTAGAACTCACGACGCCGCCGCACGGCTTCGGCGCGGGTAACGCGGCCGGCGTGCCGGTGCAGGCGCCCGATGAGGGTTTCTTCAACGACCTGAACGGCGAACTGACCGACAAGGGCTTTCTGGTCACCTCGACCGAGGACCTGTTCCAGTGGGCGCGCACTGGTTCGCTGTGGTGGATGACCTTCGGCCTCGCCTGCTGCGCGGTGGAAATGATCCATGTGAACATGCCGCGCTACGACATGGAGCGCTTCGGTGCCGCGCCGCGCGCTTCCCCGCGTCAGTCGGACGTGATGATCGTCGCCGGCACGCTCTGCAACAAGATGGCCCCGGCGCTGCGTCGCGTGTACGATCAGATGTCGGAACCGAAATACGTCATCTCGATGGGCAGCTGCGCCAATGGCGGCGGCTATTACCATTATAGCTACAGCGTCGTGCGCGGTTGCGATCGCGTGGTGCCGGTCGACATTTATGTCCCGGGTTGCCCGCCGACTGCCGAAGCGCTGCTGTACGGCGTGATGCAGTTGCAGCGGAAGATCCGCCGTTCGGGGAGCATCGAACGGTGA
- a CDS encoding NADH-quinone oxidoreductase subunit C yields MRAPAPRYAANDGIIDAATAALGDMLLDAQDKVGEVSLTVDRDRLVIAMETLRDTPGLKYEMLAEIAGVDYPERPERFEVVYHLLSMTRNHRIRVRVSTDEERPVPSVTGIWYNAGWLEREVYDMYGVLFTGNADLRRILTDYGFRGHPLRKDFPLTGYVEMRYSEEAKRVVYEPVKLAQDFRTFDFMSPWEGAEYVLPGDEKAAEPKPAVGTAPGAPTPVTADQVKRADDNVKAAEPQVDKPKTSDSTADTGAGKPHPGNQPESKPVDPDVPSPDAGKPPVEDK; encoded by the coding sequence GTGAGGGCGCCTGCACCCCGCTACGCCGCGAATGATGGCATCATCGACGCGGCGACCGCTGCGCTCGGCGACATGCTGCTCGACGCGCAGGACAAGGTCGGCGAGGTGTCGCTGACCGTCGATCGCGACCGTCTTGTCATCGCGATGGAAACGCTGCGCGACACGCCGGGCCTTAAATACGAGATGCTGGCCGAGATCGCCGGCGTGGACTATCCCGAGCGCCCCGAGCGGTTCGAGGTCGTCTATCACCTGCTGTCGATGACGCGGAACCACCGCATCCGTGTGCGCGTGAGCACGGACGAGGAAAGGCCGGTGCCGTCGGTGACAGGCATCTGGTACAATGCCGGCTGGCTCGAGCGCGAAGTGTACGACATGTACGGCGTACTGTTCACCGGCAATGCCGACCTGCGTCGCATCCTGACCGATTACGGTTTCCGTGGCCACCCGCTGCGCAAGGACTTCCCGCTGACCGGCTATGTCGAGATGCGCTATTCGGAAGAAGCCAAGCGCGTGGTCTATGAGCCGGTGAAGCTGGCGCAGGATTTCCGCACGTTCGACTTCATGAGCCCGTGGGAAGGTGCCGAATACGTCCTGCCGGGCGACGAAAAGGCGGCCGAGCCGAAGCCTGCCGTCGGCACGGCCCCAGGCGCACCGACGCCGGTCACCGCCGATCAGGTCAAGCGCGCCGACGACAACGTCAAGGCAGCCGAACCGCAGGTCGACAAGCCGAAGACGTCGGACAGCACGGCAGATACCGGCGCGGGCAAGCCGCATCCGGGCAACCAGCCTGAATCGAAGCCGGTCGATCCCGACGTGCCCTCGCCCGATGCGGGCAAGCCGCCGGTGGAGGACAAGTAA
- a CDS encoding NADH-quinone oxidoreductase subunit D yields the protein MADYDHEMDAANPMAGDVEIQNYTINFGPQHPAAHGVLRLVTELDGEIIERIDPHVGLLHRGTEKLIEYKTYQQALPYMDRLDYCSPLCMEHSYVLAVEKLLDIEVPLRAQYLRVFFAELTRICNHMLNLGSHVMDVGAMTPNLWMFEVREDCMGFFERMSGARMHHNYLRPGGVHQDVPLKLLTDIAEWLDTRLPQLFGDAISMVSENRIFKQRNVDIAIVSREDAVRWGFSGPMIRGAGIPWDIRKAQPYDAYDRVEFDVPVGTRGDCYDRFMVRVEEVWQSARIMKQCLAQMPEGPIASSDRKVVPPKRGEMKQSMEALIHHFKLYTEGFHVPAGEVYVATESPKGEFGIYMVSDGSNKPYRVKIRPTAFSHLQAMDFMAKGHMLADITAILGAMDIVFGECDR from the coding sequence ATGGCCGATTACGACCATGAGATGGACGCCGCCAACCCCATGGCGGGCGATGTCGAGATCCAGAACTACACGATCAACTTCGGCCCGCAGCACCCTGCGGCGCACGGCGTGTTGCGTCTCGTCACCGAACTGGACGGGGAGATCATCGAGCGGATCGACCCGCATGTCGGCCTGCTCCATCGCGGCACCGAAAAGCTGATCGAGTACAAGACCTATCAGCAGGCGCTCCCCTACATGGACCGCCTCGATTACTGCTCGCCGCTGTGCATGGAGCACAGCTATGTGCTGGCGGTCGAAAAGCTGCTCGACATCGAAGTGCCGCTGCGCGCTCAGTATCTGCGGGTGTTCTTCGCGGAGCTGACCCGTATCTGCAATCACATGCTGAACCTCGGTTCGCACGTGATGGACGTCGGCGCGATGACGCCGAACCTGTGGATGTTCGAAGTCCGCGAAGACTGCATGGGCTTTTTCGAACGCATGTCCGGCGCGCGGATGCACCATAACTACCTGCGGCCGGGCGGCGTTCATCAGGACGTGCCGCTGAAGCTGCTGACCGATATCGCGGAATGGCTCGACACGCGCCTGCCGCAGCTGTTCGGCGACGCGATCAGCATGGTTTCGGAAAACCGCATCTTCAAGCAGCGCAACGTCGATATCGCGATCGTCAGCCGCGAGGATGCGGTGCGCTGGGGTTTCTCGGGTCCGATGATCCGTGGCGCGGGCATTCCGTGGGACATCCGCAAGGCGCAGCCCTATGACGCCTATGACCGGGTCGAGTTCGACGTGCCGGTCGGCACCCGTGGCGATTGCTACGACCGGTTCATGGTCCGCGTCGAGGAAGTGTGGCAGTCGGCTCGTATCATGAAGCAGTGCCTCGCGCAGATGCCCGAAGGCCCGATCGCCTCGTCGGACCGCAAGGTCGTGCCGCCCAAGCGCGGCGAGATGAAGCAGTCGATGGAAGCGCTGATCCATCACTTCAAGCTGTACACCGAGGGCTTCCACGTTCCCGCCGGCGAAGTGTATGTCGCGACCGAAAGCCCCAAGGGTGAATTCGGCATCTACATGGTGTCGGACGGCAGCAACAAGCCGTACCGCGTGAAGATCCGCCCGACCGCGTTCAGCCACCTCCAGGCGATGGACTTCATGGCGAAGGGCCATATGCTTGCCGACATCACCGCGATCCTGGGTGCGATGGACATCGTGTTCGGGGAGTGCGACCGGTGA
- a CDS encoding nuclear transport factor 2 family protein: MMERYNARDAAGYAAFFADDGCEAQYRGDVVRDGRAGVESGMAAVFAEFPQNHAEVLQSFELGERVVLHERVRRSPDAEPFDVMTVYSFSGDKVSRVEFIR, translated from the coding sequence ATGATGGAACGCTATAACGCGCGCGACGCGGCGGGCTATGCCGCGTTCTTCGCCGACGACGGCTGCGAGGCGCAGTATCGCGGTGACGTCGTGCGCGACGGGCGTGCGGGCGTGGAAAGCGGCATGGCGGCAGTCTTCGCCGAATTTCCGCAGAACCATGCCGAAGTGCTGCAGTCGTTCGAACTGGGCGAGCGCGTCGTGCTGCACGAGCGCGTGCGCCGTTCGCCCGATGCCGAGCCGTTCGACGTGATGACCGTCTATTCGTTCAGCGGCGACAAGGTCAGCCGCGTGGAGTTCATTCGCTAA
- a CDS encoding complex I 24 kDa subunit family protein: MADAPNIPDEAEVRARWGNFAWTPANAEKAREIVARYPEGRQQSCTIPFLDLAQRQVGAETHTQGWLPVPVIEFIARELGMAYMRVYEVATFYTMFNLAPVGRYHVQVCGTTPCMLRGSDDVFAACKNRGLMKGKTTPDGLFTLTEVECMGNCASAPMVQINDDNYEDLDYDRMTAILEALGKGETPKPGTQEPGRHTVEPAGALSNLTAMVHENHDYRPEWGNAS, from the coding sequence ATGGCCGACGCCCCCAACATCCCCGACGAAGCCGAGGTCCGCGCGCGCTGGGGCAATTTCGCCTGGACGCCGGCCAATGCGGAAAAGGCGCGTGAGATCGTCGCGCGCTATCCCGAAGGCCGTCAGCAGTCGTGCACCATCCCGTTCCTCGACCTCGCCCAGCGGCAGGTCGGTGCGGAAACGCATACCCAGGGCTGGCTGCCGGTGCCGGTGATCGAATTCATCGCCCGCGAACTCGGCATGGCCTATATGCGGGTGTACGAGGTCGCGACCTTCTACACGATGTTCAACCTCGCCCCGGTCGGCCGCTATCACGTGCAGGTATGCGGCACGACGCCGTGCATGCTGCGCGGGTCGGACGACGTGTTCGCCGCGTGCAAGAACCGTGGCCTGATGAAGGGCAAGACTACGCCCGACGGGCTGTTCACGCTGACCGAGGTCGAGTGCATGGGCAATTGCGCCTCGGCACCGATGGTCCAGATCAACGACGATAATTACGAAGATCTGGACTATGATCGCATGACCGCGATCCTCGAGGCGCTGGGCAAGGGCGAGACGCCGAAGCCCGGCACGCAGGAGCCGGGCCGCCACACCGTCGAACCGGCGGGCGCGCTCAGCAACCTGACGGCGATGGTCCACGAAAATCACGACTATCGCCCTGAATGGGGCAACGCTTCGTGA
- the nuoF gene encoding NADH-quinone oxidoreductase subunit NuoF produces the protein MLADKDRIFTNVYGFQPWNLDAAVMRGDWDNTKALLQLGPDTIIDRIKASGLRGRGGAGFPTGTKWSFMPKAPKPDRPNFLVINADESEPGSCKDREIIRHDPHKLIEGALVAGFAMRARAAYIYIRGEYIREAETLFAAIAEAYAKGLLGKNACGSGYDFDVFAHRGAGAYICGEETAMLESLEGKKGQPRLKPPFPAGAGLYGCPTTVNNVESIAVVPTILRRSPEWFASFGAENNRGTKLFQISGHVNKPCVVEEAMSIPFRELIEKHCGGIRGGWDNLLCVIPGGSSVPLVKAEHIIDAPMDFDGLKAVGSGLGTAAVIVMDKSTDVVRAISRLSYFYKHESCGQCTPCREGTGWMWRVMERLRTGDADLSEIDTLQQVTKQVEGHTICALGDAAAWPIQGLIKNFRPELERRINEKRGGGVHPMREAAE, from the coding sequence ATGCTGGCCGACAAGGATCGCATCTTCACCAACGTGTACGGGTTCCAGCCGTGGAACCTCGATGCAGCCGTGATGCGCGGCGACTGGGACAATACCAAGGCGCTGTTGCAGCTGGGGCCGGACACGATCATCGATCGGATCAAGGCATCGGGCCTGCGCGGGCGCGGCGGGGCAGGGTTCCCGACCGGCACCAAGTGGTCGTTCATGCCGAAGGCGCCGAAGCCCGACCGGCCGAACTTCCTGGTGATCAATGCCGACGAATCCGAGCCGGGTTCGTGCAAGGATCGCGAGATCATCCGCCACGATCCGCACAAGCTGATCGAAGGCGCGCTGGTCGCCGGTTTCGCGATGCGCGCGCGCGCCGCGTACATCTATATTCGCGGGGAATATATCCGCGAGGCGGAGACGCTGTTCGCCGCGATCGCCGAAGCATATGCCAAGGGGCTGCTGGGCAAGAATGCCTGCGGTTCGGGCTATGACTTTGACGTGTTCGCGCACCGCGGCGCCGGCGCCTATATCTGCGGCGAAGAGACCGCGATGCTCGAAAGCCTAGAGGGCAAGAAGGGTCAGCCGCGCCTGAAGCCGCCATTCCCGGCCGGTGCCGGCCTCTATGGCTGCCCGACGACGGTCAACAATGTCGAGTCGATCGCGGTCGTGCCAACCATCCTGCGTCGCAGCCCGGAATGGTTCGCCAGCTTCGGCGCGGAGAATAACCGTGGCACCAAGCTGTTCCAGATCAGCGGCCATGTGAACAAGCCATGCGTGGTCGAGGAAGCGATGAGCATCCCGTTCCGCGAGCTGATCGAAAAGCATTGCGGCGGCATCCGCGGTGGCTGGGACAATCTGCTGTGCGTCATCCCCGGCGGATCGTCGGTGCCGCTGGTAAAGGCCGAGCATATCATCGACGCGCCGATGGATTTCGACGGGCTGAAGGCGGTCGGATCGGGCCTCGGCACCGCGGCGGTCATCGTCATGGACAAGTCGACCGACGTCGTCCGCGCGATCAGCCGTCTGTCCTATTTCTACAAGCATGAAAGCTGCGGCCAGTGCACGCCGTGCCGCGAAGGCACCGGTTGGATGTGGCGTGTGATGGAGCGGCTGCGCACCGGCGATGCCGATTTGTCGGAAATCGACACGTTGCAGCAGGTGACCAAGCAGGTCGAAGGCCACACCATCTGCGCGCTGGGCGACGCGGCGGCATGGCCGATCCAGGGTCTCATCAAGAACTTCCGCCCCGAACTCGAACGGCGGATCAACGAAAAGCGCGGCGGTGGCGTGCATCCGATGCGGGAAGCTGCGGAATGA
- the nuoG gene encoding NADH-quinone oxidoreductase subunit NuoG produces the protein MPKVKVDGIEVEVPQGATVLQACEAAGKEIPRFCYHERLSIAGNCRMCLVEVKPGPPKPQASCALPAADNQEIRTDSAMVKAAREGVMEFLLINHPLDCPICDQGGECDLQDQSVAYGRGTSRYDENKRAVTEKYMGPIVKTVMTRCIQCTRCIRFAEEVAGVEEIGAIYRGENMQITSYLEQAVTSELSGNVVDLCPVGALTSKPYAFEARPWELKKTLAIDVMDAVGTNIRLDSRGRQVLRCVPRINEDVNEEWAHDKTRHAVDGLVRRRLDKPFVRKDGKLVAAEWDEAFAAIAAVNAGSSVAAIAGDLLDCETMFAAKALVNALGSSLLEGRQTGMAYDVTNLGAVAFNTTIAGIEDADAILLVGSDLRHEAPLINTRVRKAIKKGARIFAIGPETDLTYKVEWLGDDLGLLNGLPDRAAEALDAAKRPAVIVGPGALKAGHGAALKLARDGNLVRTLEDGTSWNGFNVVHTAAARMGALMLGYAQAGGIADIVAANPKLVFFLGADEVDFGQFAGATKVYVGHHGDKGAAAADIVLPGASYAEKVGTYVNLEGRVQRGDRAVFPPGDAREDWTIFRALGEVLGVTLPFDDFAGVRRAMTAAVPELGQEGLVRYDWNPPALDAKGEGKVTYPVADFYLTNAICRASPTMQRCSAELVHGQDFAEAAE, from the coding sequence ATGCCCAAGGTAAAAGTAGACGGGATCGAGGTCGAGGTGCCGCAGGGTGCCACGGTCCTCCAGGCGTGCGAAGCGGCGGGCAAGGAAATCCCGCGCTTCTGCTATCACGAGCGGCTGTCGATCGCCGGCAATTGCCGGATGTGTCTGGTCGAGGTGAAGCCGGGACCGCCCAAGCCGCAGGCATCGTGCGCGCTGCCGGCCGCCGACAATCAGGAAATCCGTACCGACAGCGCGATGGTGAAGGCCGCGCGCGAAGGCGTGATGGAGTTTCTGCTGATCAATCACCCGCTCGACTGCCCGATCTGCGATCAGGGTGGCGAATGCGACCTGCAGGACCAGTCGGTCGCCTATGGTCGCGGCACGTCGCGCTATGACGAGAACAAGCGTGCCGTCACCGAGAAGTACATGGGTCCGATCGTCAAGACGGTCATGACCCGCTGCATCCAGTGCACGCGCTGCATCCGTTTTGCGGAAGAAGTTGCAGGCGTAGAGGAAATCGGCGCGATCTATCGCGGCGAGAACATGCAGATCACCTCGTACCTTGAACAGGCGGTGACGAGCGAGCTGTCGGGCAATGTCGTCGACCTGTGTCCGGTCGGTGCGCTGACGTCGAAGCCCTATGCGTTCGAAGCGCGTCCTTGGGAGCTGAAGAAGACGCTCGCCATCGACGTGATGGACGCGGTCGGCACCAACATCCGCCTCGACAGCCGGGGTCGGCAGGTGCTGCGCTGCGTACCGCGCATCAATGAAGATGTGAACGAGGAATGGGCGCACGACAAGACGCGCCACGCCGTCGACGGTCTGGTCCGTCGCCGCCTCGACAAGCCTTTCGTGCGCAAGGACGGCAAGCTGGTCGCTGCCGAATGGGACGAAGCGTTCGCGGCGATCGCGGCGGTGAACGCCGGTTCGTCGGTCGCGGCGATCGCAGGTGACCTGCTCGATTGCGAGACCATGTTCGCCGCCAAGGCGCTGGTGAACGCGCTCGGGTCGTCGCTGCTCGAAGGGCGGCAGACGGGCATGGCCTATGACGTCACCAATCTCGGCGCGGTCGCGTTCAACACGACCATCGCCGGGATCGAGGACGCCGATGCGATCCTGCTGGTCGGCAGCGACCTGCGCCACGAAGCGCCGCTGATCAACACCCGCGTCCGCAAGGCGATCAAGAAGGGCGCGCGCATTTTTGCGATTGGGCCGGAAACCGACCTGACCTATAAGGTCGAATGGCTGGGTGACGATCTCGGCCTACTGAACGGCCTGCCCGATCGTGCGGCCGAAGCGCTCGACGCGGCCAAGCGGCCGGCGGTGATCGTCGGTCCGGGTGCGCTGAAGGCCGGCCATGGCGCCGCATTGAAGCTGGCACGCGACGGCAACCTGGTCCGTACGCTGGAGGACGGGACGAGCTGGAACGGCTTCAACGTGGTCCATACTGCGGCTGCTCGCATGGGCGCGCTGATGCTGGGCTATGCGCAGGCAGGCGGCATCGCCGATATCGTCGCGGCGAACCCGAAGCTGGTGTTCTTCCTCGGCGCGGACGAGGTCGATTTCGGTCAGTTCGCCGGTGCCACCAAGGTTTATGTCGGCCATCATGGCGACAAGGGCGCGGCGGCGGCGGACATCGTCCTGCCGGGTGCTAGCTATGCCGAGAAGGTCGGGACCTACGTCAACCTTGAAGGGCGCGTGCAGCGCGGCGACCGTGCGGTGTTCCCGCCGGGCGATGCGCGAGAGGATTGGACGATCTTCCGTGCGCTGGGCGAAGTGCTTGGCGTGACGCTGCCGTTCGACGATTTCGCCGGTGTCCGCCGCGCAATGACGGCGGCGGTGCCGGAACTGGGCCAGGAAGGTCTGGTACGTTACGACTGGAACCCGCCGGCACTCGACGCTAAGGGCGAGGGCAAGGTGACCTATCCGGTCGCCGACTTCTACCTGACCAACGCGATCTGCCGGGCCAGCCCGACGATGCAGCGTTGTTCGGCCGAACTTGTCCATGGCCAGGATTTCGCGGAGGCCGCCGAGTGA
- the nuoH gene encoding NADH-quinone oxidoreductase subunit NuoH, whose protein sequence is MTSFFETTVGLPYGWAWTVATLVGILVIALPLMLAVAMIIYVDRKVWAAMALRRGPNVVGPLGLLQSFADGLKVFLQETIVPSSANRGLFLLAPIITFTVALIVWAVIPFDVGVVVADINVGLLYILAASSLGVYGVIISGWASNSKYPFYSALRAAAQMVSYEVAIGFVLISVVLWAGSFNLTTIVLEQRAHIFGFINGFGFNPLLFPMAVVFLISSLAETARAPFDLTEAESELVAGYQTEYSSMAFALFWLGEYANVILMCALNALLFWGGWLPPLEIGFLYWVPGIIWFLGKTFFFFFVFSWVKATVPRYRYDQLMRLGWKIFLPLSLTFVFLISGWLMFQRVGVPA, encoded by the coding sequence GTGACCTCGTTCTTCGAAACTACCGTCGGTCTGCCCTATGGCTGGGCATGGACCGTCGCCACGCTGGTCGGCATCCTCGTGATCGCGCTGCCGCTGATGCTGGCGGTGGCGATGATCATTTATGTCGACCGCAAGGTCTGGGCGGCAATGGCGCTGCGCCGTGGTCCGAACGTCGTCGGTCCGCTGGGCCTGCTGCAGTCGTTCGCCGACGGTCTGAAGGTGTTCCTGCAAGAAACGATCGTGCCGTCGTCGGCCAATCGCGGCCTGTTCCTGCTGGCGCCGATCATCACCTTTACCGTCGCTCTGATCGTCTGGGCGGTCATTCCGTTCGACGTCGGCGTGGTGGTGGCGGACATCAATGTCGGCCTGCTCTACATCCTTGCGGCATCGTCGCTGGGTGTATACGGCGTCATCATCTCGGGCTGGGCGTCGAACTCCAAATACCCGTTCTATTCCGCGCTTCGTGCCGCCGCGCAGATGGTGTCGTACGAAGTCGCGATCGGGTTCGTGCTGATCTCGGTCGTGCTGTGGGCCGGGTCGTTCAACCTAACGACGATCGTGCTTGAACAGCGTGCCCATATCTTCGGCTTCATCAACGGCTTCGGCTTCAACCCGCTGCTGTTCCCGATGGCGGTGGTGTTCCTGATCTCGTCGCTCGCCGAAACCGCGCGTGCGCCGTTCGATCTGACCGAAGCGGAATCGGAACTGGTCGCGGGCTATCAGACCGAATATTCGTCGATGGCGTTCGCGCTGTTCTGGCTGGGCGAATATGCCAACGTCATTCTGATGTGCGCGCTCAATGCGTTGCTGTTCTGGGGCGGGTGGCTGCCGCCGCTTGAGATCGGCTTCCTCTACTGGGTGCCGGGTATCATCTGGTTCCTGGGCAAGACCTTCTTCTTCTTCTTCGTGTTCAGCTGGGTCAAGGCGACGGTGCCACGCTACCGTTATGACCAGCTGATGCGGCTGGGCTGGAAGATTTTCCTGCCACTGTCGCTGACCTTCGTCTTCCTCATCTCGGGCTGGCTCATGTTCCAGCGCGTGGGAGTGCCCGCATGA
- the nuoI gene encoding NADH-quinone oxidoreductase subunit NuoI, which yields MSIAQTIRSFTLWEFVKAHALTLRYFFKPKATINYPYEKNPLSPRFRGEHALRRYPNGEERCIACKLCEAVCPALAITIEAEPREDGSRRTTRYDIDMTKCIYCGLCQEACPVDAIVEGPNFEFATETREELIYHKDKLLANGDRWERAIAANLASDAPYR from the coding sequence ATGAGTATCGCCCAGACCATCCGATCGTTCACCCTCTGGGAGTTCGTGAAGGCCCATGCGCTGACGCTGCGGTACTTCTTCAAGCCCAAGGCGACGATCAACTACCCGTATGAAAAGAACCCGCTGAGCCCGCGCTTCCGCGGCGAGCATGCGCTGCGCCGCTATCCCAATGGGGAAGAGCGCTGCATCGCTTGCAAGCTGTGCGAAGCGGTGTGTCCGGCGCTGGCGATCACGATCGAGGCCGAACCGCGCGAGGACGGCAGCCGCCGCACGACGCGCTACGACATCGATATGACCAAGTGCATCTATTGCGGCCTGTGCCAGGAAGCCTGCCCGGTCGATGCGATCGTCGAGGGTCCGAATTTCGAATTCGCCACCGAAACCCGCGAAGAGCTGATCTATCACAAGGACAAGCTGCTCGCGAACGGTGACCGCTGGGAACGCGCGATTGCCGCGAACCTTGCGAGCGACGCGCCCTACCGGTAA
- a CDS encoding NADH-quinone oxidoreductase subunit J, whose translation MIQTLAFYLFATIVVASAALTITSRNPVHSVLWLILAFFNAAGLMVLCGAEFIAMLLVIVYVGAVAVLFLFVVMMLDIDFTELRAGFVRYLPAGLALAVLLAVELVVGAYAWTAARIDLAKRIAPTDVAIPNIEAIGQLLYSRYLYVFEGVGLVLLVAMIGAIVLTQRKRADAKAQNINRQINRRAKDAIRNVNQPIGQGVEL comes from the coding sequence GTGATCCAGACACTCGCCTTCTATCTGTTCGCCACGATCGTGGTGGCATCGGCTGCGTTGACGATCACGTCGCGCAATCCGGTCCATTCGGTGCTGTGGCTGATCCTCGCCTTCTTCAACGCGGCCGGCCTGATGGTGCTGTGCGGCGCCGAATTCATCGCGATGCTGCTGGTCATCGTCTATGTCGGCGCGGTCGCGGTGCTGTTCCTGTTCGTGGTCATGATGCTCGACATCGACTTCACCGAACTGCGCGCCGGTTTCGTCCGCTATCTGCCTGCCGGTCTGGCCTTGGCGGTGCTGCTCGCGGTCGAACTGGTTGTCGGTGCCTATGCCTGGACCGCTGCCCGGATCGATCTGGCCAAGCGGATCGCGCCGACCGACGTTGCGATCCCGAATATTGAGGCGATCGGGCAGCTGCTCTATTCGCGCTACCTGTATGTCTTCGAAGGTGTCGGGCTGGTGCTGCTGGTCGCGATGATCGGTGCGATCGTGCTGACGCAGCGTAAGCGTGCGGATGCCAAGGCGCAGAACATCAACCGCCAGATCAACCGTCGCGCCAAGGATGCGATCCGTAACGTCAATCAGCCCATCGGGCAGGGGGTCGAGCTGTGA
- the nuoK gene encoding NADH-quinone oxidoreductase subunit NuoK yields MIGLTHYLVVAAILFTLGVLGIFLNRKNLIVILMSIELILLAVNINFVAFSAQLGDLVGQIFAMFVLAVAAGESAIGLAIMVIYFRGRGSIAVDDVNRMKG; encoded by the coding sequence GTGATCGGTCTTACCCATTATCTGGTCGTTGCGGCGATCCTGTTCACGCTGGGTGTGCTCGGCATCTTCCTCAATCGGAAGAACCTGATCGTCATCCTGATGTCGATCGAACTGATCCTGCTGGCGGTGAACATCAATTTCGTGGCCTTCTCGGCGCAGCTAGGTGACCTGGTGGGTCAGATCTTCGCGATGTTTGTCCTCGCGGTCGCCGCCGGCGAAAGCGCGATCGGGCTGGCCATCATGGTCATCTATTTCCGTGGTCGCGGTTCCATCGCGGTCGACGACGTCAACCGGATGAAGGGGTGA